The following are encoded together in the Malaya genurostris strain Urasoe2022 chromosome 3, Malgen_1.1, whole genome shotgun sequence genome:
- the LOC131434051 gene encoding uncharacterized protein LOC131434051, with translation MLLAQGGLELQEIFFNIPGADVEGDEENGIDPFAVAVEKLDEYFAPQRHEAHERYVFWGTKPEPGESLVKFLMRARTFAERCNLGKTSAESTSIAVVDKMLQFVPTALREKMLQEKSITLDDVVRQVNAYETSRSASEQISGKSILQQAVGTEENVPFVRKTCKYCERSHGPNQECPARDKTCSVCGKRGHFHAVCYSRNRNNSPANKSVNRT, from the coding sequence ATGCTGTTGGCACAAGGAGGATTAGAGCTCCAAGAGATTTTCTTTAATATTCCGGGAGCTGATGTGGAGGGTGACGAAGAAAATGGTATCGATCcttttgcagttgctgtagagAAATTAGACGAATACTTTGCACCCCAACGTCACGAGGCACATGAGCGGTACGTGTTTTGGGGAACTAAACCAGAACCGGGTGAAAGTTTGGTAAAGTTTTTGATGAGAGCTCGAACATTTGCGGAGAGATGCAACTTAGGGAAGACATCCGCTGAAAGTACATCGATCGCAGTTGTAGATAAGATGCTTCAATTTGTACCAACTGCACTGCGTGAAAAGATGCTTCAGGAGAAATCTATCACGTTGGATGACGTAGTCAGACAAGTGAATGCTTACGAAACCAGCCGTTCCGCTAGTGAACAGATAAGTGGAAAGTCAATTCTGCAGCAGGCTGTCGGAACTGAAGAGAACGTTCCGTTCGTTCGGAAGACCTGCAAGTACTGTGAAAGATCTCACGGACCGAATCAGGAATGTCCCGCACGGGACAAAACATGCTCTGTCTGCGGCAAACGAGGCCACTTTCATGCTGTTTGTTATTCGCGGAATAGGAATAATTCTCCAGCAAACAAATCGGTCAATCGAACCTAA